One part of the Gammaproteobacteria bacterium genome encodes these proteins:
- a CDS encoding glycogen/starch/alpha-glucan phosphorylase produces MDAGGLRESIIGELSRMGLSAAAASDRDWYNAVTRALRDRIMMRWLRTQRAYDEADCKRVYYLSLEYLLGRNLANAALNLNMESELRAALTHLGRELEELCAVEPDAGLGNGGLGRLAACFLDSLATMQLPGFGYGIRYDYGIFSQAFGPDGEQIERPNNWLRYQHLWELARENLRYPVRFGGRVVARDDADDAGRDWVDAHEFIAVAYDLPVPGYSSTVNHLRLWSAQASSDFNLSLFNAGQHAEAMSEMNAAEHLSQVLYPDDRTEQGRELRIRQQYFFVCASLQDILGQHLARHQSLDNLADKVSIQLNDTHPALAIPELMRICIDEHGYSWERAWEITTAVFSYTNHTLLPEALEAWPVATFERLFPRHMEIIFTINRHLMEDVAEKYDHDTEVMNRMSLIDEATRNVRMASLAIVGSHTVNGVAEIHSGLMQSSVFADFHAYYPGKFTNVTNGISPRCWMNEANPELAELAGTRVSGWERDLSRLKKLEPLASDPEFCAQFAAIKHRNKERLARYLDDTLGVTVRTDSMFDVQIKRIHEYKRQLLNLLYVVTRYQRLKQDPAAYRIPRTVIISGKAAPAYMVARQIIKLANNIARVINNDSDTSDMLKLVVVPDYSVTIAQKIIPAAELSQQISTAGMEASGTGNMKLALNGALTIGTLDGANIEIMDAVGADNIFIFGMTAAEVLAQREAGYRPAEIAAQNAELSAALELIASGYFSPNQADEFRGLIDQLLHDGEHFLVLADYEAYVRSQNEVDDLYSNPDEWTRKAVLNMVNMGPFSSDRSIAEYASRIWKIAPVVPE; encoded by the coding sequence ATGGACGCGGGTGGTCTGCGCGAATCAATTATCGGTGAGCTGAGCCGGATGGGCCTGAGCGCCGCTGCGGCCAGTGACCGGGATTGGTACAACGCCGTCACCCGGGCGCTGCGTGATCGAATCATGATGCGCTGGCTGCGCACTCAGAGGGCTTATGACGAAGCAGACTGCAAGCGAGTCTACTATCTGTCGCTGGAATACCTGCTGGGGCGCAACCTTGCCAACGCGGCGCTGAACCTGAACATGGAAAGCGAGCTGCGTGCCGCATTAACGCACCTCGGTCGCGAGCTGGAAGAGCTGTGCGCCGTGGAACCGGATGCAGGGCTTGGAAATGGCGGGCTGGGCCGGCTTGCTGCCTGTTTTCTCGATTCGCTGGCAACAATGCAGTTACCGGGCTTTGGCTATGGCATACGTTACGACTACGGCATTTTCAGCCAGGCATTCGGTCCTGATGGTGAGCAGATCGAACGCCCCAATAACTGGCTGCGTTATCAGCACCTGTGGGAACTGGCGCGGGAGAACCTGCGCTATCCGGTTCGTTTCGGCGGGCGTGTCGTAGCGCGTGACGATGCCGATGACGCCGGTCGTGACTGGGTCGATGCACACGAGTTCATCGCGGTTGCCTACGATCTTCCGGTGCCGGGCTATTCCAGCACCGTAAACCACCTGCGGCTGTGGTCAGCCCAGGCGTCGAGCGATTTTAATCTGTCCTTGTTTAACGCCGGGCAACATGCCGAAGCCATGTCGGAAATGAATGCCGCCGAGCACCTGTCGCAGGTGCTCTATCCGGATGATCGCACCGAGCAGGGCAGGGAGCTGCGTATCCGGCAGCAGTACTTTTTTGTCTGCGCGAGTTTGCAGGACATCCTCGGTCAGCATCTCGCCCGGCACCAGAGCCTGGACAACCTTGCCGACAAGGTCTCCATTCAGCTGAATGATACGCATCCGGCGCTCGCCATACCGGAGCTGATGCGCATCTGTATCGATGAACACGGATACAGTTGGGAACGCGCCTGGGAAATAACCACCGCCGTGTTCAGTTACACCAATCACACCCTTCTGCCGGAGGCCCTGGAGGCCTGGCCAGTGGCAACCTTCGAGAGATTGTTTCCACGCCATATGGAAATAATATTCACGATAAACCGGCATCTGATGGAGGATGTGGCCGAAAAGTATGACCATGACACAGAGGTCATGAACCGGATGTCGTTAATCGACGAGGCTACCCGCAATGTTCGCATGGCCAGCCTGGCAATCGTCGGCAGCCATACAGTGAACGGCGTTGCCGAAATTCATTCGGGCCTGATGCAGAGCTCCGTCTTTGCTGATTTCCATGCCTACTACCCCGGTAAGTTCACTAATGTAACCAACGGTATTTCGCCGCGCTGCTGGATGAATGAAGCAAACCCCGAACTTGCCGAGCTGGCGGGCACCCGGGTGTCGGGTTGGGAGCGCGATCTGAGTCGCCTGAAGAAACTGGAGCCGCTGGCGTCCGACCCGGAATTTTGTGCGCAGTTCGCCGCAATCAAGCATCGTAACAAGGAGCGTCTTGCCCGCTATTTAGATGACACGCTGGGAGTAACCGTGCGCACGGATTCCATGTTCGATGTGCAAATCAAGCGTATTCATGAGTACAAACGCCAGCTTCTCAATCTGCTTTACGTTGTTACGCGATACCAGCGCCTCAAACAGGATCCGGCCGCGTATCGGATACCGCGCACGGTCATTATTTCCGGCAAAGCGGCCCCTGCTTACATGGTGGCGCGGCAGATTATCAAGCTGGCAAACAACATAGCTCGTGTGATCAACAATGATTCGGACACGTCCGACATGTTGAAGCTGGTGGTTGTCCCGGACTACAGCGTGACAATAGCGCAGAAAATTATCCCGGCAGCCGAATTGTCCCAGCAAATCTCAACCGCAGGAATGGAGGCTTCGGGAACCGGCAACATGAAGCTGGCCCTGAACGGCGCATTGACAATCGGCACCCTCGACGGCGCGAATATCGAGATCATGGATGCGGTTGGCGCAGACAACATCTTTATCTTCGGTATGACGGCTGCCGAGGTACTTGCGCAGCGCGAAGCAGGCTACCGTCCGGCAGAAATCGCCGCCCAAAATGCGGAGCTAAGCGCCGCGCTGGAGCTGATTGCATCGGGCTATTTCAGTCCCAACCAGGCGGACGAGTTTCGCGGCCTTATCGATCAGTTGCTGCACGACGGCGAACATTTCCTGGTGTTGGCAGACTATGAGGCTTACGTACGGAGCCAGAACGAAGTAGACGATCTTTACAGCAATCCCGACGAATGGACGCGCAAGGCTGTTCTCAACATGGTAAATATGGGGCCATTCTCCAGTGACCGGTCAATCGCCGAGTACGCCAGCAGGATCTGGAAAATAGCGCCCGTCGTCCCGGAGTAA
- a CDS encoding phosphogluconate dehydratase has product MASLNPAVAEVTTRICRRSEKARTSYLEHIDGWRRRGPRRAILGCTNLAHGYAAEDAGSKELLRKLRQHPNVAIVSAYNDMLSAHQPLRDYPEQIKQTLLENGATAQFAGGVPAMCDGVTQGQPGMELSLFSRDVIAMATAVALSHEMFDGALMLGVCDKIVPGLLIAALRFGHLPVIFLPAGPMTSGISNSEKAHTRELYAEGKIDREELLRSEEKSYHSAGTCTFYGTANSNQMLMEIMGLHIPGAAFFNPHTPMRSALNAAAAKRVIEITALGDEYRPVGKIIDERSIVNAIVGLLATGGSTNHTLHLIAIARAAGIRIDWNDFAQLSDTVPLLARVYPNGKADVNHFHAAGGLGCIIRQLLDAGMLHANVNTVMGEGLDYYAREPVLDNETLAWRESPARGLDDNIIGSITTPFDSTGGIRLLTGNLGRAIFKTSAIPPDRNVVEAPARVFDRQEDVIAAFTAGEFTEDVVIVVRFQGPAANGMPELHKLSPPLGALQERGLRVALVTDGRMSGASGKFPAAIHLTPECAAGGPLQRVRDGDVIRVDARNDSLEVRVSDAELEQREPATVPQPAGGLGRELFQVFRSATSDAESGALSVLEDMYPSVG; this is encoded by the coding sequence ATGGCATCGCTGAATCCCGCCGTTGCGGAGGTGACGACCCGAATCTGCAGGCGTAGCGAGAAGGCGCGTACCAGCTATCTCGAGCATATCGATGGCTGGCGCCGACGTGGTCCGCGCCGTGCCATCCTCGGCTGCACCAATCTTGCACATGGCTATGCAGCAGAAGATGCCGGCAGCAAGGAGCTGCTACGCAAACTCAGGCAGCATCCTAATGTTGCCATCGTATCGGCTTACAACGACATGCTCTCGGCGCACCAACCGCTGCGAGATTACCCCGAGCAGATAAAGCAGACGCTGCTGGAAAATGGCGCAACGGCGCAGTTTGCCGGTGGCGTGCCGGCGATGTGCGATGGTGTGACCCAGGGTCAGCCGGGAATGGAGTTGTCATTATTCAGTCGTGATGTCATTGCAATGGCAACCGCGGTAGCGCTGTCGCACGAGATGTTCGACGGCGCTCTGATGTTGGGCGTGTGCGACAAGATCGTGCCGGGCCTGCTGATTGCTGCACTTCGCTTCGGCCATTTGCCCGTGATATTTCTGCCGGCCGGGCCGATGACTTCCGGAATATCCAACAGCGAGAAAGCGCATACCCGCGAGTTATATGCAGAGGGCAAAATCGACCGCGAGGAACTGCTGAGGTCAGAAGAAAAGTCCTACCACAGTGCCGGCACATGCACGTTCTATGGCACCGCAAACAGCAATCAGATGCTGATGGAAATTATGGGGCTGCATATTCCAGGCGCGGCCTTTTTCAACCCACATACGCCAATGCGGTCAGCGCTGAATGCAGCGGCTGCAAAGCGCGTCATCGAGATTACTGCTCTCGGCGATGAATACCGTCCGGTCGGGAAGATAATTGACGAACGTAGCATTGTTAATGCCATTGTCGGACTACTTGCAACGGGCGGGTCGACTAACCACACGCTGCACCTCATAGCTATAGCGCGAGCCGCCGGCATCCGCATTGACTGGAACGACTTTGCACAGCTGTCAGACACCGTCCCGTTACTGGCCCGTGTCTACCCGAATGGCAAGGCCGACGTAAACCACTTTCACGCTGCCGGCGGACTCGGCTGCATCATTCGCCAGCTGCTGGATGCGGGCATGCTGCATGCCAATGTAAACACGGTCATGGGTGAAGGGCTCGACTACTATGCCCGTGAACCGGTGCTGGACAATGAAACGCTAGCATGGCGAGAGTCCCCGGCCAGGGGGCTGGATGACAATATTATAGGTAGCATCACAACACCTTTTGATTCCACCGGGGGTATCCGATTGCTGACCGGAAACCTGGGCCGCGCGATTTTCAAGACGTCGGCCATTCCGCCGGACCGAAACGTTGTTGAAGCACCCGCGCGGGTATTCGATCGTCAGGAAGATGTCATTGCGGCATTTACCGCCGGTGAATTTACCGAGGATGTAGTCATCGTCGTTCGCTTTCAGGGCCCCGCTGCCAACGGCATGCCGGAATTGCACAAGCTGTCGCCGCCACTCGGCGCGCTACAGGAACGCGGGTTGCGGGTTGCACTGGTTACCGACGGGCGCATGTCTGGCGCCTCCGGAAAATTCCCCGCCGCGATTCACCTGACTCCCGAGTGCGCAGCCGGTGGCCCGCTGCAGCGCGTCCGTGACGGTGACGTCATTCGCGTTGATGCCCGCAACGACAGTCTGGAAGTACGGGTCAGCGATGCCGAACTGGAACAGCGCGAGCCTGCAACGGTGCCGCAGCCGGCCGGCGGCCTTGGCCGCGAGCTGTTCCAGGTTTTCCGCAGTGCCACCAGTGATGCCGAAAGTGGTGCATTATCTGTTCTCGAAGATATGTACCCATCAGTCGGATGA
- a CDS encoding glutamate--cysteine ligase: protein MGLAIEKDSFEEWEFDRFERRLYENLEALELLLQRDGFGEGESSIGAELELHLIDSDGAPLTVNRAVLSEHIDERLQLELTRFNLEYNLSPVPSAGKPFGAIQQEMELALSSLDRPVAEHGGRVVTIGILPTLRLEQLQSSALTDLPRYRALSSGLRRIRRAPFRIRIDGDEPLDVTCDDVTVEGANTSFQVHLRVNPADFADYYNAAQLATALAVAVSGNSPIFLEHRLWEESRVALFKQAVDARSASTGEWRRAARVPFGHGWVRSGAFELLAEAVRLYPPILPVCDDEDPLEAVKAGRIPRLAELRLQQGTVWQWNRAVYDPASGGHLRIEFRALPSGPTPLDMMANTAFIVGLTAGLSGQIESLLPAFPFRYAEYNFYRASQDGLKAQLLWPKEHGISPRQIGAGDLVMEMLPVALEGLSQLGVDSQEAETLIAVIEERVRSGQTASRWQKRTLQKLDSNMERRDALAVMLSRYVDLSHSGLPVSDWPIDS, encoded by the coding sequence ATGGGACTGGCAATAGAAAAAGACAGTTTCGAGGAATGGGAGTTTGACCGTTTCGAGCGTCGGCTGTACGAGAACCTCGAAGCCCTCGAATTGTTGCTGCAGCGCGATGGCTTCGGCGAGGGCGAATCATCGATCGGTGCTGAGCTGGAGCTGCACCTTATTGATTCCGACGGCGCGCCGCTGACAGTCAATCGCGCAGTCTTGTCTGAACATATAGACGAGCGGCTGCAGCTGGAGCTCACCCGCTTTAACCTGGAGTACAACCTCTCGCCCGTGCCTTCCGCTGGCAAACCCTTTGGCGCCATTCAACAGGAAATGGAGCTCGCACTGAGCTCGCTCGACCGGCCGGTAGCTGAGCACGGCGGTCGCGTAGTGACCATAGGCATACTGCCAACACTGCGTCTCGAACAGTTGCAGAGTTCCGCCCTCACCGACCTGCCACGCTACCGGGCATTGTCTTCGGGCTTGCGGCGAATACGCCGGGCACCATTCCGAATCCGCATCGATGGTGACGAGCCACTCGATGTCACCTGTGATGACGTCACTGTGGAAGGCGCCAACACGTCCTTCCAGGTTCATCTGCGGGTCAACCCGGCTGATTTTGCCGACTATTACAACGCTGCCCAGCTGGCTACTGCGCTGGCTGTCGCGGTCAGCGGAAACTCGCCGATATTTCTCGAGCATCGACTGTGGGAGGAATCTCGTGTTGCCCTGTTCAAACAGGCCGTTGACGCCCGCAGTGCGAGCACCGGCGAATGGCGTCGTGCAGCACGGGTTCCATTCGGGCACGGCTGGGTTAGATCTGGTGCCTTTGAATTGCTCGCCGAGGCAGTGCGGCTTTATCCGCCAATCCTGCCTGTCTGCGACGACGAAGACCCATTGGAGGCAGTGAAAGCCGGGCGCATACCGCGACTGGCTGAATTGCGGCTGCAGCAGGGCACCGTATGGCAGTGGAATCGGGCCGTTTACGATCCGGCCTCAGGCGGCCACCTGCGCATCGAGTTTCGCGCGCTGCCGTCCGGACCCACGCCTCTCGATATGATGGCGAATACCGCCTTTATTGTCGGCCTGACCGCTGGGCTGTCCGGCCAGATCGAATCGTTGCTGCCCGCCTTCCCGTTCCGTTACGCCGAGTACAATTTCTATCGTGCCTCGCAGGACGGGCTGAAGGCACAGCTGTTGTGGCCGAAGGAACACGGAATTTCACCACGACAGATCGGCGCGGGAGACCTGGTCATGGAAATGCTGCCAGTTGCCCTGGAGGGGCTGTCGCAACTGGGCGTCGACTCGCAGGAAGCCGAAACCCTGATTGCGGTAATCGAGGAACGGGTGCGTAGCGGGCAGACAGCATCGCGGTGGCAAAAACGCACACTGCAAAAACTGGACAGTAATATGGAACGGCGCGACGCTCTGGCCGTTATGCTTTCACGCTATGTGGATCTGTCACACAGCGGCCTGCCGGTAAGCGACTGGCCGATAGACAGCTAG
- a CDS encoding amidohydrolase produces the protein MTGRPRSILLLATLMLAAIPALADSLLVNVNGYTWSADGALQRFGALRFDADGAVTATYAAGQHPADTGAAMLDGGGRTLIPGLIDAHGHVLNLGLLRSRVDLTGSKSLSEALQRIAAYARQHPDVPWILGRGWNQELWPERKFPNAGDLDQLQLGRPIWLQRIDGHAAWADSLAMKTAGITKRTPDPHGGRILRDSRRRATGIFIDNAEALVDAAVPAPTPAQQRKALQVALQQLASVGLTGVHDAGIDLSTARLYRKMAAAGELPIRVYAMLSEQVSEGFGAPLVDDGRGFLTIRSIKVYLDGALGSRGAALLAPYSDANDNTGLLFRQTDKFAGLVIAAQERGFQVNVHAIGDAANRVALDGFAAAPAATALRHRIEHAQVIALSDIPRFAGLGIIASVQPTHATSDKNMAEDRVGSKRILGSYAWRRLLDAGARIAAGSDFPVEPEQPLYGLHAAVTRQDRDDQPPGGWYKEQALTLEEALRAFTLDAAYAAHQEQHLGSLEPGKRADFVLLDRDIFALPAAQIWQARVSETWVNGVCIYQAPN, from the coding sequence ATGACAGGCAGACCCCGCTCGATACTGCTCCTGGCGACGCTGATGCTGGCCGCAATCCCGGCGCTGGCCGACAGCCTGCTGGTAAACGTTAATGGGTATACCTGGAGTGCCGACGGCGCTTTGCAGCGCTTTGGCGCATTGCGCTTTGACGCTGACGGTGCGGTAACCGCCACTTACGCTGCCGGCCAGCATCCGGCCGACACCGGTGCGGCAATGCTGGACGGAGGCGGACGCACGCTGATACCAGGGCTCATTGATGCACACGGGCACGTACTCAACCTTGGTCTGCTGCGCAGCCGGGTCGACCTGACCGGTTCAAAGTCACTGTCTGAAGCGCTCCAGCGCATTGCCGCCTATGCCAGGCAGCATCCCGATGTTCCCTGGATTCTCGGCCGCGGCTGGAACCAGGAGCTGTGGCCGGAGCGGAAGTTCCCCAATGCCGGCGACCTCGATCAATTGCAGCTGGGCCGACCGATCTGGTTGCAGCGGATCGACGGTCATGCCGCCTGGGCTGACAGCCTGGCGATGAAAACCGCAGGCATTACGAAACGTACCCCTGACCCGCATGGCGGCCGCATCCTGCGTGACAGCCGGCGACGCGCAACGGGCATATTCATCGATAACGCCGAGGCCCTGGTCGATGCAGCGGTTCCCGCCCCGACGCCAGCGCAGCAACGCAAGGCGCTGCAGGTGGCCTTGCAGCAGTTAGCCAGTGTCGGACTGACCGGAGTACACGACGCCGGGATAGATCTTTCAACCGCCAGACTGTACCGAAAGATGGCAGCGGCGGGAGAACTGCCGATACGTGTTTATGCCATGTTGAGTGAGCAGGTATCTGAGGGTTTTGGCGCGCCACTGGTCGACGATGGACGTGGATTCCTGACGATACGCAGCATAAAGGTCTACCTCGATGGCGCCCTGGGCAGTCGCGGTGCTGCCCTGCTCGCACCCTACTCTGATGCCAATGACAATACCGGACTGTTGTTCCGTCAGACAGACAAATTTGCCGGGCTGGTCATCGCGGCCCAAGAGCGGGGTTTCCAGGTAAACGTTCACGCCATCGGCGATGCAGCAAACCGCGTTGCGCTGGACGGGTTTGCCGCGGCACCCGCTGCCACCGCCCTGCGCCATCGCATTGAGCATGCGCAGGTGATCGCGCTGTCGGATATCCCCAGGTTTGCCGGGCTTGGCATTATTGCGTCAGTGCAACCGACACATGCAACAAGTGACAAGAACATGGCCGAGGATCGGGTTGGCAGCAAACGCATACTTGGTTCGTATGCGTGGCGCCGCCTGCTCGATGCCGGCGCACGCATTGCAGCCGGATCTGATTTTCCTGTTGAACCGGAGCAACCCCTTTACGGGCTGCATGCTGCAGTCACCCGCCAGGACCGTGACGACCAGCCGCCGGGTGGCTGGTACAAGGAGCAGGCCCTGACCCTGGAAGAAGCACTACGCGCGTTTACCCTCGATGCTGCCTATGCCGCACACCAGGAACAACACCTGGGCTCACTCGAACCCGGCAAGCGCGCTGACTTTGTGCTGCTGGATCGCGATATATTTGCGCTGCCCGCAGCGCAGATCTGGCAGGCCCGGGTCAGCGAAACCTGGGTCAATGGCGTGTGCATCTACCAGGCACCGAATTGA
- a CDS encoding FHA domain-containing protein codes for MQRRQDNKPARIMYLEHFNLRDHPFRLTPDAEFLYLSEQHGRAKAAMEQAWARRDALVVVTGDVGCGKTTLVNRVLAGMPDDAAVARLTLTNLDSQEFLQSVLSQYGFEPFERSRDRLMGLLDNFLFAQNVRERPVVLIIEEAQNLSKAVLDIVLDLVDVDADSEKLISVILVGQPSLTERLRDRELKLLAKRVTCSAHLEPLDQKSTIRMIRHRLEEAGCPESPFDDAVYPLIYSHTGGVPRLIVNLCDTAMTAAYVEDSLRITPEILATAIEELKLEHVAEADPDLVDIDEQADDTAGVRLSLYERGQPAGEIALEDTRVMIGRDSDNDITIVSEYISRHHAQVVMDHDSRYWVKDLNSTNGVYVNRHKIQRCMLNDGDRIALGYHELVFHDRNSRVEAHEPAELSEWRDTTVLDQPVEDDQADSA; via the coding sequence ATGCAGCGGCGACAAGACAACAAACCCGCGAGGATCATGTACCTGGAACACTTCAATTTGAGGGACCATCCGTTCCGGCTGACTCCGGATGCGGAATTCCTGTATCTGTCGGAGCAGCACGGCCGTGCAAAAGCGGCTATGGAACAGGCATGGGCCAGACGTGACGCACTTGTTGTTGTCACCGGCGACGTCGGTTGCGGCAAGACGACGTTGGTAAATCGCGTGCTTGCAGGAATGCCCGATGACGCGGCGGTCGCCCGGCTCACGCTGACAAATCTTGATTCGCAGGAGTTTCTGCAGTCGGTATTGTCACAGTATGGTTTTGAACCGTTCGAACGAAGTCGCGACCGGCTGATGGGGTTACTCGATAACTTCCTGTTTGCACAAAATGTGCGCGAGCGTCCGGTCGTACTGATCATCGAGGAAGCGCAGAACCTGAGCAAGGCTGTGCTCGATATTGTTCTTGACCTTGTCGATGTTGATGCTGACAGCGAAAAGCTGATCAGTGTCATCCTCGTCGGGCAACCTTCGCTGACTGAACGGCTGCGGGACAGGGAGCTGAAGCTGCTGGCAAAGCGCGTTACGTGCAGCGCGCACCTCGAGCCGCTGGACCAGAAAAGCACCATACGGATGATCCGTCATCGGCTGGAGGAGGCCGGCTGCCCCGAGTCGCCGTTCGATGATGCTGTTTATCCCCTGATCTACAGCCACACCGGTGGCGTGCCACGACTGATCGTCAATCTTTGCGACACCGCGATGACGGCAGCCTACGTCGAGGACAGTTTACGTATCACGCCCGAAATACTGGCAACGGCTATCGAGGAGCTGAAGCTGGAGCACGTGGCGGAAGCCGACCCGGATCTGGTCGACATTGACGAACAGGCTGACGATACTGCTGGTGTCCGGCTGAGCCTGTATGAAAGAGGCCAGCCTGCCGGCGAGATCGCCCTGGAAGATACACGCGTGATGATCGGGCGTGATTCGGATAACGACATCACCATCGTCAGCGAGTACATCAGTCGTCATCATGCGCAGGTTGTGATGGACCATGACAGCCGCTATTGGGTTAAGGACCTCAACAGTACCAACGGCGTATACGTCAACCGGCACAAGATCCAGCGCTGCATGCTCAACGACGGTGATCGCATTGCGCTTGGCTATCATGAGCTGGTATTCCACGACCGCAACAGCCGCGTTGAGGCTCATGAACCAGCGGAACTTTCCGAGTGGCGGGATACCACGGTGCTGGACCAGCCTGTTGAGGACGACCAGGCAGACTCGGCCTGA
- the pgl gene encoding 6-phosphogluconolactonase yields the protein MTNQLQVNSESRFAHFDELTVALAAQLWDLVETAVEENGSAAIVLSGGSTPVPLYNVLRELPLPWEALQLCLSDERWVEPSDDASNEGMLLRELLPAEPRVAMVSMAKSADTIAAEADRVSSELDELNSRWDVAILGMGTDGHTASLFPHADGLDEAMTGDRSCVAVAPTGVEQARLTLSLRQLLKARRIVLLLRGSAKWQVYQEALAGDDQKAMPVRAILHQRQVPVDVYWAADQ from the coding sequence ATGACCAACCAGCTGCAGGTAAACAGCGAAAGCAGGTTCGCGCATTTTGACGAGCTTACGGTTGCCCTGGCTGCGCAGCTGTGGGACCTGGTTGAAACTGCCGTAGAGGAGAACGGTAGCGCCGCAATAGTCTTGTCCGGTGGCAGCACACCCGTGCCGTTGTATAACGTCCTGCGCGAGTTGCCGCTGCCCTGGGAAGCGCTGCAACTATGCCTGTCGGATGAACGCTGGGTGGAGCCGAGCGATGACGCCAGCAACGAGGGAATGTTGCTGCGCGAACTCCTGCCGGCTGAGCCGCGCGTCGCAATGGTTTCGATGGCAAAGTCTGCCGACACTATCGCCGCCGAGGCAGACCGGGTCAGTAGTGAGTTGGACGAACTGAATTCCCGCTGGGACGTAGCAATCCTGGGTATGGGAACAGACGGTCACACGGCTTCGCTGTTCCCGCATGCCGATGGTCTGGATGAGGCGATGACGGGAGACCGTAGCTGTGTGGCAGTAGCACCCACCGGTGTGGAGCAGGCCAGGTTGACCTTGTCATTGCGGCAGCTGTTGAAGGCCCGAAGAATTGTTCTCCTGTTACGTGGCAGCGCGAAGTGGCAGGTATACCAGGAAGCACTGGCCGGGGATGATCAGAAAGCAATGCCGGTAAGGGCGATACTGCATCAGCGGCAGGTACCCGTTGATGTTTATTGGGCGGCTGACCAGTGA
- the zwf gene encoding glucose-6-phosphate dehydrogenase, which yields MVIFGATGDLAMRKLLKALYYRCRDGELPAGRILGASRSELDRDGFIGMVEAAAERFIPAADRAGPEWREFLERIDYFTIDAFKKDTYAGLAEKLAEYPDRVRIYYLSTGSRIFAPICETLRDGGLITDQSRVVLEKPLGHDLESARAINEQVLTCFDESQVFRIDHYLGKEPVQNLMVLRFGNTMFESLWHSTYVDHIQITVAENIGVGTRAGTYDNTGALRDMVQSHLLQLLCIIAMEPPPSIEPNVVRDEKLKVIRSLRPITGRDVDKYVIRGQYQAGAVDGQPVPSYVDEVDVDDASTTETFVAMKAYIDNWRWAKVPFYLRTGKRLERQVSKIVVQFKDVPHSIFGATDIPANKLTIRLQPKEEIRLQLSGKRIGTGMDVRDLSLHLDEDQRGVDHVPDAYERLLLDAVRGRATLFVRRDELEAAWEWVEPITDRWRKQGRSPERYVASTWGPTEAASLLARDGREWDAGSR from the coding sequence ATGGTCATATTTGGCGCTACGGGCGACCTGGCCATGCGCAAGTTGCTTAAAGCCCTGTATTACCGCTGCCGCGATGGCGAGCTGCCAGCCGGCCGCATTTTGGGTGCCTCGAGATCAGAGCTCGATCGCGACGGATTTATCGGCATGGTCGAGGCAGCTGCTGAACGATTCATCCCCGCAGCGGACCGGGCGGGTCCTGAGTGGCGGGAATTTCTCGAGCGTATCGACTACTTTACAATTGATGCTTTCAAGAAGGACACCTACGCCGGTCTGGCAGAAAAGCTGGCGGAGTACCCGGACCGGGTACGAATTTATTACCTGTCGACCGGTTCACGAATTTTCGCTCCCATCTGCGAGACGCTGAGGGACGGCGGCCTGATTACAGACCAGTCACGCGTTGTGCTGGAAAAACCGCTGGGTCATGATCTGGAAAGCGCGCGGGCTATTAACGAACAGGTGTTGACCTGCTTCGATGAAAGCCAGGTATTTCGTATCGACCACTATCTGGGCAAGGAGCCGGTGCAAAACCTCATGGTGCTGCGATTCGGCAACACCATGTTTGAATCGCTGTGGCATTCGACTTATGTCGATCATATCCAGATAACTGTCGCTGAAAATATCGGAGTCGGCACGCGGGCCGGCACCTATGACAATACCGGCGCCCTGAGAGATATGGTGCAAAGTCACCTGCTGCAGTTGCTGTGCATTATCGCGATGGAGCCGCCGCCGAGCATCGAGCCCAACGTGGTGCGTGACGAAAAGCTCAAAGTGATTCGTTCGTTACGCCCTATAACAGGTCGTGATGTCGACAAGTACGTTATTCGTGGCCAGTACCAGGCGGGCGCCGTTGACGGGCAGCCGGTGCCGTCATATGTCGACGAGGTCGACGTTGACGATGCTTCAACGACAGAAACATTTGTCGCGATGAAGGCCTATATAGATAACTGGCGCTGGGCGAAGGTGCCGTTTTATCTGCGTACCGGCAAAAGGCTGGAACGACAGGTGTCCAAAATTGTTGTGCAGTTCAAGGATGTGCCGCACTCGATATTCGGCGCGACCGATATCCCGGCCAACAAACTGACGATCAGGTTGCAACCGAAAGAAGAAATTCGATTGCAGCTGTCAGGAAAAAGAATCGGGACGGGGATGGATGTGCGCGATTTGTCGCTGCACCTCGATGAAGATCAGCGTGGCGTGGATCATGTGCCGGACGCTTACGAACGTCTGCTGCTCGATGCCGTGCGCGGACGGGCCACGTTGTTCGTTCGTCGTGACGAACTCGAAGCCGCCTGGGAATGGGTTGAGCCGATTACAGACCGCTGGCGTAAGCAGGGACGCAGCCCGGAACGCTACGTTGCCTCGACCTGGGGGCCGACTGAGGCGGCTTCGCTGCTGGCACGTGATGGACGCGAATGGGATGCGGGATCACGCTGA